The DNA window TGACCATCTATTTTTGAGTTTCATCatctctttgaaaaaaaactgactGGTTATTAATTTAAGTCTTAAAGGATTTAAGACTCAAATATTAGTGAttctttaagatttttatttacaaCAAATCATATCATTCGCTTTTAGTTATTGTGTGgtgttaaaaatacaaatagttAATGGAAAGTTTTTAAAAGTTGGTGTTTTtgtgatataatattttttttattaacgtgggtgtctggacCAGCTTgtgcgtatctcgactaattccacgagccctgaagttaacgaccatataaacatTTAATTGTCCTGAGGTTTGTAAGACTCGAACTAGTAACCTCTAGGGAGCAAATTTAAGATCTGACCAGTTAAGCTATACCCTTTATGTTTTTGTGACGTAACATTTGTTCATTAGCTAAGTGGTTGAGAAATAATTTATGGATCAaagaaaaatagtaattaattaaaatccaagcAAACTAACTTGCATGAACCATCCATGACCATGAATGCacgtaattattttaaaaaatcacaaacataTTACATTGCAAATGCTCTTCCTGGTTTTAAatgcaaatagtttttctatattGTTTTCCATATTAGAATAATAGCAATTTCACAtccagattgttttttttttgtcacttgtATCCCCATACTATTTTGATTTCACGATCACAACCtatatcacatttatttttaaaaatcctttaaattatttaaaaaataatgtcatctATTGTAAATGAAAATTACGTTTTATATGGATATATGGGTGAAACACTTTTGAAAATGAATGGATATCCTTGATTAAAAAATTGGGAAAGAGCATTTTTTACATttgttgaattatttaaaaaataactttgttaaaagattttttttatagttattaaacttagtttaacaaagttaattaaataattcattaatttatgatataatttaaatcaagtttGCTTTTAAAATCATGATCATGAACATCAATATATGACCTAAATAATCcttgatcaaatttttttctttttaatttttatccaaaacaatataattttattttacaatttctttatttaacacaatattttcattaaaaataactcGTTAATTCGAGATATAGCTTAAATCAAGTTTACTTTTGAAATCGAATAGAGAATTTACCTAAAACCCACACCCAAACAATACTTTGatcaacttttataaaaaacaacatagctgtatttttaaaatttttctatcTAACacgatattttcttaaaaaaaacccaataaattcGAGTCAACCACATGTACATTAGATTAGATCATGAGCAGGAAGTTCGACTCTACTAAGcgtatttattaaaagaacatTAACAAATTCCGAACGGAATTAATTTCaccttttaaataaattaaagaatatccgattaagaaaaaataaattacgaggaggaaaaataaaaaaatgaaaagaataaagaaaaagaaacaggcAGGAGCCAGTGGCTGGCTACTAGTTAACAACAGCGAGGTTCATACAATTCCAATCCAAAacctttcattttcatcatcttaaaataatagtaataataataaaataatcaaaacttttcctttcctctgCAGGTAGAGTAATATACGCTGTCGTCATGATATAAAATCGATCATCTTTGGTTGGATTTAATCTTTAGTGCAGAAAATTTGGAATACTACATGGACGCCATGCGTTGTTGATCGAGGAGTAGCAATGGCAGAGTATGTAGTTTCTTCCTCACCTTCATTTAGCAATTTGCATATGTGGAGGAGAAGCCGTGTCAAGGAGACGACGCCCTCTTTTACCCCCAACAATTTGCACTCACAAAGGTATTCATTCAGTATTGTctcagtctttttttttctctaaatatttttggatttttttgaaacttGGAGGAGATGATACGCAAGAAGCATCGAATTTGACTTTTTAGGGTTTTGCCAAGGGTGATAAGGTGGAAATACTATTAGTATTTGTGATTTTGTTTCCCTGTTTTCAGAGtattttcatgcattttcaatgattttgattGAGAATGTGGGCTGCTGCTATTGCACcctgtatttttaatatttttggattcgAGAAGCTGATAGGCAGCCAATGTTAAGAAGTAGCATCAAATTTGACTTTTTAGGGTTTTACCTAGGGCTGCAATTTTGGCAGTAAACTTGTTTTGTGCAGAATTGGTTTCCGAGGAGATCACAAAATACTATTTgtatttgtgattttatttccCTGTTTTCTGCGTATTTTCATGGATTTCGAATGATTTTGACTGAGAATGTGGGCTGCAATTGTGTTCCaatgtgcctttttttttctttttaaagtaaaaatgagATTATTTGTGAGTCGTTTGTTAATGTTCTCTTACTTGTGTTTGTAGAAAGTATTCCCACCGAAACTGTAAAGTTGTCCAGGTCTCTACGCTGAAAACATGCTTTGATGGGTTATTAAGTTTCAAAGCAAGCCCTGTTACTAGGAAGGATTCCGTCAAGTGCTGTTGCCTGGGATCGTTGGTGGACCCTAATGGTGCAATGGTGTCTGGCTGGGTTTCTGTCAGCGATCAGTTACTTCTGATGGCTAGTATATTTCTTACATATATGGCTGGAGTAATTCCCCAACACAACTCCAATAACACTCATCAGAAGAATTTTATGGAGGACAATGTGGTTGTTGAAGGCTCTACGTCTTCTGGTAGGTAAGGGTAAGCAGAATGGGGATTTCAATTTTGAAAGATGTTTTACTCTGCATAGTAACAAGCTGTTTTGCTTTTCTAATTAGCGAAGAAAAGATTGCAATGCGCTTATTTATGTATGCTTTAGTTCTTTTAGCtagtgaaaatattttctctgtTTGCAGTTATAGGAAGAAAGATGACCATGTTAATTTAAAGCATGCTTGGGATGCAGTGAAGGAAAAACTTTTGGATTCTCTAGATGCTATAGAACGCAGGAGCAACTTGGGAAACAAATTCCTTCAATTTGAGCAACAACATGCCAAGCGACCTTTAAGTTTGTTTGCTATATCCGACAGCCCAAAGTTGCGATTACTGTGGACTTCTTTTCAGTGGCTCGAGGAAGAGGCAGGCACTGCCACAACTGTCTCTTCATTCTATAACTGTCCATTAGCTGATAAAGGAATTGCTTTCGCTTAATTTGTTATCTTTGAGTAAATCATTGCTTTTCATTTAGCTAGATGAAGGATTAAGCTGGTTCAAAAGGCATTATCGggggaagaaaaacaagaaaaaaagtttgatataATGGCAATTTTTAATTGCAAGATAGGTGATCAATCATATTTTCCACAAAAAAGAAGATTGTGTGGCATTTTACATTAGGTATTCTAAAGTTACTTTACTTATGAACTTAGTATAACTTTTACTTGCCAGTTAAAAGTAATGGTTTGTGAAAATCTCTATTTGTTTTACTGATTGAACATCCGGGaacctatttttcttttaaagtcaTTATCCCACTTACCAGGATTGTAAGAGAAAAAAGTTTGGAGATACCCCATCCCATAGCATCATTTGATGAAGTGGTTTCTCCCAAGACTCAAACCATAGCCTCGTAGTTGCAAGCCACTCTGGCATTTCTGGAATGACCTATTTATAACGATTTTGCTTAACtctttgttgtgatttttttgaattttttgtatcTAACTTGCAAATCTTAGGTTAATTCGAACATGTTTGAGGTATGGAAGTTGTTCAAATTAAGGATGTTATTCAGATACTACTATAGAGAGGTTGGGAGTTATCTGCAAACTACATCGCAGcatgattaaaaacaaattttgttaACATACTTTGTTAAATGAATCTGCAACCTCTTGCTGTATGGAGACCTAACtctgattttaatttgttgtataatttttg is part of the Populus trichocarpa isolate Nisqually-1 chromosome 2, P.trichocarpa_v4.1, whole genome shotgun sequence genome and encodes:
- the LOC7471136 gene encoding uncharacterized protein LOC7471136 isoform X3; its protein translation is MKRIKKKKQAGASGWLLVNNSEKIWNTTWTPCVVDRGVAMAEYVVSSSPSFSNLHMWRRSRVKETTPSFTPNNLHSQRKYSHRNCKVVQVSTLKTCFDGLLSFKASPVTRKDSVKCCCLGSLVDPNGAMVSGWVSVSDQLLLMASIFLTYMAGVIPQHNSNNTHQKNFMEDNVVVEGSTSSGSYRKKDDHVNLKHAWDAVKEKLLDSLDAIERRSNLGNKFLQFEQQHAKRPLSLFAISDSPKLRLLWTSFQWLEEEVKNVFADSEAVSMDDWLAIFPEIIQKSCHPVCMAWLVEELQLENKKSDKELVSLMIEKLKGDDIVLQNIRKSGKEDLYAELLYFLRFGSLRKSCCYDCRLFILHGDSILEDLVITLADGIASVYLEIISVDGSLSNEMNSLDMFMCNMSTRALQRLRNELPVRDVTFEYLKRYCNFYTFSSFVLSLLLCCFSSSKK